A region from the Candidatus Marsarchaeota archaeon genome encodes:
- a CDS encoding 30S ribosomal protein S19e, with amino-acid sequence MANVYDVEATELVQLVASRLKGKIKKPEYIDYVKSGSGKERQPSDPDFWYIRTASILRQIYLNGPVGVSTLRTRYGSRKDHVVHRHHHMPASGSIISDAIKELETLKYVKKTKSGRVITPEGKSFLDKLSNEISKQVKQ; translated from the coding sequence ATGGCAAATGTGTATGATGTTGAGGCAACCGAATTGGTGCAACTTGTAGCGTCAAGGCTCAAAGGCAAGATCAAAAAGCCAGAATACATTGACTACGTCAAAAGCGGCTCTGGAAAAGAGCGCCAGCCTTCGGACCCTGATTTCTGGTATATTCGCACAGCTTCAATACTAAGGCAGATATACCTCAATGGCCCTGTTGGCGTTTCTACGCTTAGGACCAGATACGGCTCAAGGAAGGACCATGTGGTCCACAGGCATCATCACATGCCTGCAAGCGGCAGTATAATAAGCGATGCGATAAAGGAGCTAGAAACGCTAAAATATGTCAAAAAGACGAAAAGCGGCAGGGTCATAACCCCTGAAGGGAAATCATTTCTTGACAAGCTGAGCAACGAGATCAGCAAGCAGGTCAAGCAGTAG
- a CDS encoding DNA-binding protein, with protein sequence MAESVNAENDEKEYKKALLKMYKEAQKEQQIRAILRQYLEPEAYERAMNISVSNSDLYMQIANLIVSLIQSNQVSGRITDQQFVSLLNRLTYKKEPKIEFKHK encoded by the coding sequence GTGGCTGAATCCGTCAACGCAGAAAACGATGAAAAAGAGTACAAGAAGGCCTTACTTAAGATGTATAAGGAAGCCCAGAAGGAGCAGCAGATACGCGCAATCCTAAGGCAATACCTTGAGCCTGAAGCGTATGAAAGGGCCATGAACATAAGCGTTTCAAACTCAGACCTGTACATGCAGATAGCGAACCTCATAGTTTCGCTTATACAGTCAAACCAGGTAAGCGGCAGGATAACCGACCAGCAGTTCGTGTCGTTGCTGAACAGGCTTACGTACAAGAAGGAGCCTAAAATAGAGTTTAAGCACAAATAA
- the top6B gene encoding DNA topoisomerase VI subunit B, with translation MAERKANEIFKEFREHSIAEFFKKNKQMLGYAGMVRSMVTIVHEYVTNSLDACEDAGILPSIDVEVAQIGENRYSVMVRDNGPGIPKKFVGKALATILAGTKFHRYVQQRGQQGIGASGCTLFAQVTTGKPIAVKSYTGVSECYSCTVAIDTVNNKPIIAAMKDIPNETGATGTEVYGEFSGVKYENSDHGVYEYLKRTALANPHAQIRFKDPEGKEYTFVRSTDATPGVPKETKPHPLGLEVNDIIDFAKRSTQGKISQFLLESFSRVSSSKINELKQICGVDMEKPPKSITWDDAEKLIKAFRSMKWLAPDASVISPIGQERIKLAIKSILNPEYMHVIERKPAVFKGGIPFIVEAAIAYGGLAGKKLEGGEYAGSILRFANRVPLLFDTGSCAITQAVRSIQWKRYNIDIDNQAVSVFVNISSVYIPYSGVGKEAIAQEDEIIEEVKLALQDAARNIQRYMHGKQQINLETNKYKTIIRYVSQLSKDLSNLTGEDKQIIEHKLSDLVSEHYPKINDKTESNDEDDTEFKVIEKDPGEDS, from the coding sequence ATGGCGGAGAGGAAGGCGAATGAGATATTCAAGGAATTCAGGGAGCATTCAATAGCGGAGTTTTTCAAAAAGAACAAGCAAATGCTCGGCTATGCCGGCATGGTGCGGTCTATGGTCACAATAGTCCATGAGTATGTAACTAACTCCTTAGACGCATGCGAGGATGCAGGCATACTGCCATCGATAGACGTTGAAGTTGCCCAAATAGGCGAAAACAGGTACAGCGTCATGGTCCGCGACAACGGCCCTGGCATACCGAAAAAGTTTGTCGGTAAGGCGCTGGCAACCATACTTGCCGGAACGAAGTTCCACAGATATGTACAGCAGAGGGGTCAGCAAGGAATAGGCGCTTCTGGGTGCACGCTTTTCGCACAGGTCACGACAGGCAAGCCGATAGCAGTCAAATCGTATACTGGCGTAAGCGAATGCTATTCTTGCACAGTGGCCATAGACACGGTCAACAATAAGCCCATAATAGCAGCAATGAAGGATATTCCAAACGAAACTGGCGCTACAGGCACTGAAGTATATGGGGAATTTTCAGGCGTAAAATACGAGAATAGCGACCATGGCGTGTACGAATATCTAAAGAGGACAGCTCTTGCGAACCCCCATGCCCAAATAAGGTTTAAGGATCCGGAAGGCAAGGAATACACTTTTGTAAGGTCTACTGATGCAACGCCAGGCGTACCAAAGGAGACAAAGCCGCATCCGCTAGGGCTGGAGGTAAACGACATAATAGACTTTGCAAAAAGAAGCACGCAGGGCAAGATATCGCAGTTTTTGCTTGAGTCATTTTCACGCGTCAGCAGCTCTAAAATCAACGAGCTCAAGCAAATATGCGGCGTCGATATGGAAAAGCCGCCAAAAAGCATAACATGGGACGACGCTGAAAAGCTCATAAAGGCGTTCAGGTCCATGAAATGGCTAGCGCCTGACGCAAGCGTAATAAGCCCGATAGGCCAAGAGCGCATAAAGCTTGCGATAAAAAGCATACTTAACCCAGAATACATGCACGTGATAGAAAGAAAGCCGGCAGTGTTCAAAGGCGGCATACCGTTCATTGTGGAAGCGGCAATAGCTTATGGCGGGCTTGCAGGAAAGAAGCTTGAAGGTGGCGAATATGCCGGAAGCATACTGAGATTTGCGAACAGGGTCCCATTGTTATTCGATACCGGTAGCTGTGCAATAACACAAGCTGTGCGGTCAATACAGTGGAAGCGTTACAATATAGATATAGACAATCAGGCCGTGAGCGTGTTTGTAAACATATCGTCAGTGTATATACCATATTCAGGAGTCGGCAAGGAAGCCATAGCGCAGGAAGACGAAATAATAGAGGAGGTAAAGCTTGCTCTTCAGGATGCTGCAAGGAACATACAGCGCTACATGCACGGCAAGCAGCAGATCAACTTGGAAACTAACAAGTACAAGACGATAATACGTTACGTGAGCCAGCTTTCTAAGGATCTCAGCAATCTGACTGGTGAGGATAAGCAAATTATAGAGCACAAACTTTCGGATTTGGTGTCTGAGCACTACCCTAAAATCAATGATAAAACCGAAAGCAACGACGAAGATGATACGGAATTCAAAGTAATAGAAAAAGACCCTGGTGAAGATTCGTGA
- the tadA gene encoding Flp pilus assembly complex ATPase component TadA: protein MNDKLYDLEDVLLTKLVGRFANIDDPKKRDDLIRNTAKEMRPDLKEDDLAEMIKDINSLSPIDELSRQETIEDIMVNNTSSIFVYDSNEGSKKLDTKFDNREKLTRFVNKLKLYSTNEIAKGNILDVHTPFGSRANIVSSPLGYDITIRNFKRKPLSIIDIINSGTLDYSIAARLWLYMDGFKVRPANLLIGGMPAAGKTTLLNALFSFIRPEQRVVTIEETYELNTATQENCVRLETNEDMPLVELVKNALRMRPDMIIIGEVRGDEANDMITAMNIGKICIGTIHAASSRDIINRLQHSPMNVPMDIIPVIDALIVLSQVYEHGQPHRRIVQISELAGIETQILLSDLYKIDYKTHKASPILPSVTYRDTLASLIGVAPPDILAEENVRAMILAQLNKLGRRDIKSISEIVRDYYIDPESTLANLGLSNLHPVVRT, encoded by the coding sequence ATGAACGATAAGCTTTATGACCTGGAAGATGTCCTACTCACGAAGCTTGTTGGCAGGTTTGCCAATATAGACGACCCTAAAAAAAGGGACGACCTGATAAGGAACACTGCAAAGGAGATGCGTCCAGACTTAAAGGAAGATGACCTGGCAGAGATGATAAAGGATATCAACAGCCTTTCACCAATAGACGAATTATCGCGCCAGGAAACGATAGAGGATATAATGGTAAACAACACAAGCAGCATATTCGTATACGATTCCAACGAAGGCTCAAAAAAGCTTGACACGAAATTTGATAACAGGGAGAAGCTTACGAGATTCGTAAACAAGCTAAAGCTTTATTCCACCAACGAGATAGCGAAGGGCAACATCCTTGATGTACACACGCCTTTCGGAAGCAGGGCCAATATAGTATCATCCCCTCTTGGATATGACATAACCATAAGGAATTTTAAGCGCAAGCCCCTTAGCATAATCGACATAATTAACTCAGGCACGCTTGATTACAGCATAGCAGCAAGGCTATGGCTATACATGGACGGCTTCAAGGTGAGGCCTGCGAACCTTCTCATAGGCGGCATGCCTGCAGCAGGAAAGACAACGCTGCTCAATGCACTTTTCTCATTCATAAGGCCGGAGCAGCGTGTGGTAACAATAGAAGAAACATACGAACTCAATACTGCAACGCAGGAGAATTGCGTGAGGCTTGAAACAAACGAGGACATGCCGCTTGTCGAGCTGGTGAAAAACGCATTGAGGATGAGGCCTGACATGATAATAATAGGAGAGGTCAGGGGCGATGAAGCGAACGACATGATAACAGCTATGAACATAGGAAAGATATGCATAGGCACCATACACGCAGCCTCTTCGCGTGATATCATAAACAGGCTCCAGCATTCTCCTATGAACGTGCCTATGGACATAATACCTGTGATCGATGCACTCATAGTGCTTTCGCAGGTCTACGAGCATGGGCAGCCGCACAGGAGGATCGTGCAGATATCCGAGCTGGCAGGGATAGAAACGCAGATACTGCTGTCAGACTTGTACAAGATAGATTACAAGACCCACAAAGCGTCACCGATACTGCCAAGCGTTACTTACAGGGATACGCTTGCCTCGCTAATAGGTGTGGCCCCGCCAGACATACTTGCAGAAGAGAACGTAAGGGCGATGATACTGGCACAGCTTAACAAGCTAGGCCGCCGCGACATAAAAAGCATAAGCGAAATCGTCAGGGACTATTATATCGATCCGGAAAGCACGCTCGCTAACTTAGGGCTAAGCAATCTTCATCCGGTAGTGCGCACCTGA
- the rnhB gene encoding ribonuclease HII, giving the protein MLGPLVVSIVAVSKGAQHKFSEIGVRDSKLLTPHRRSILFDAIRSIASEVKTDIIMPADINEAMKKGISLNELEAIRFARLFDTMESNIHSFYIDSPDVIAERFGIRLKMLSSKPTRVIGVKGKRSTNAAKNPVRLIAEHKADTKYPVVSAASIIAKVTRDAEISKLEKKLKFRIGSGYPSDYKTIEAVRSHLYNSKLTEHLRMRWKTLENIKQAKISDFY; this is encoded by the coding sequence TTGCTAGGCCCATTAGTTGTTTCCATAGTGGCTGTGAGCAAGGGCGCACAGCACAAATTTTCAGAGATAGGCGTGCGCGACTCAAAGCTGCTGACCCCCCACAGGCGTTCTATCCTTTTCGATGCCATCCGCTCCATAGCAAGCGAGGTCAAAACCGACATAATCATGCCGGCAGACATAAACGAGGCTATGAAGAAGGGCATATCTCTAAACGAGCTCGAAGCCATAAGGTTTGCACGGCTTTTTGACACGATGGAATCTAATATCCATTCGTTTTACATAGACTCTCCTGATGTGATAGCTGAGAGATTTGGCATAAGGCTGAAGATGCTCTCGTCCAAGCCCACAAGGGTCATAGGCGTAAAAGGCAAGCGCAGCACAAATGCTGCCAAGAATCCAGTCAGGCTGATAGCCGAGCACAAAGCAGATACAAAATATCCTGTTGTATCCGCAGCCAGCATAATAGCGAAAGTGACTAGAGACGCTGAGATAAGCAAGCTGGAAAAGAAGCTGAAGTTCAGGATAGGCTCTGGCTATCCATCGGATTACAAGACCATAGAGGCAGTGCGCAGCCACCTTTACAATAGCAAGCTCACAGAGCACCTGAGGATGCGCTGGAAAACCCTGGAAAACATAAAGCAGGCAAAAATATCCGACTTCTATTGA
- a CDS encoding 50S ribosomal protein L39e gives MSKKSELKKKRLGKMLKRSRRIPVLAMLRTHRRIQQNLFQRNWRRTKLKLR, from the coding sequence ATGTCTAAAAAAAGCGAATTAAAGAAAAAGCGCCTTGGCAAGATGCTCAAGCGCTCTAGAAGGATACCAGTGCTTGCAATGCTGCGCACGCACAGGCGCATACAGCAGAACCTCTTCCAAAGGAACTGGCGAAGGACAAAACTCAAACTGAGGTGA
- a CDS encoding translation initiation factor IF-6 — protein MPIIKYSIHDSGYVGAYATATDSRIFVGSSLNKAAQRAISGALNADCIPITIGMSDLIGVFSRANSNGMVLSNVATDMELANIKKNAKGMNIGIIKSGLNAIGNNILANDKIAIVHPGYDSASIYEISDALGVEAIRYDSDSFKTVGASNVLTNKGILINNKSTDADQEFLDKATGMSSMRSTANTGALSIGLSVIANSYGIVAGSDTTGFELARIAEALNIE, from the coding sequence ATGCCCATAATAAAATACTCCATACATGACAGCGGCTATGTGGGCGCATATGCAACAGCCACAGATTCAAGAATATTCGTCGGAAGCTCATTGAATAAAGCTGCGCAGCGCGCCATATCCGGCGCTTTAAACGCAGATTGCATACCGATAACTATAGGCATGTCTGACCTGATAGGTGTCTTTTCAAGGGCCAATTCTAACGGAATGGTACTGTCAAACGTGGCAACAGACATGGAGCTAGCCAACATAAAGAAGAATGCAAAAGGCATGAATATTGGCATCATAAAAAGCGGCCTAAATGCAATAGGCAACAACATACTGGCAAATGACAAGATTGCAATAGTGCATCCCGGCTACGATTCGGCTTCGATTTACGAAATATCGGATGCCCTCGGCGTTGAAGCAATAAGGTATGACAGCGATTCGTTCAAGACTGTGGGAGCCAGCAACGTACTTACAAATAAAGGGATCTTGATAAATAACAAGTCTACCGATGCCGACCAGGAGTTTTTGGACAAGGCGACCGGAATGTCTTCAATGCGCAGCACCGCAAATACGGGAGCATTGAGCATAGGGCTTTCTGTGATTGCCAATTCGTATGGCATTGTGGCAGGCTCTGATACAACTGGCTTTGAATTGGCGAGGATTGCAGAAGCCTTGAACATAGAATAG
- a CDS encoding PRC-barrel domain-containing protein encodes MVKFIIGRQLVGKKVITNDGYDVGRFVDADISPITGKISAFIIEPNMDSSIANRFKMDSGQIRIPYNAVQAVNDYIVIDRKTM; translated from the coding sequence ATGGTGAAGTTCATAATAGGAAGACAGCTGGTAGGCAAGAAAGTCATAACGAACGATGGGTATGACGTCGGAAGGTTCGTGGATGCTGACATTAGCCCCATAACTGGGAAGATCAGCGCTTTTATAATAGAGCCCAACATGGACAGCAGCATAGCAAACAGGTTCAAGATGGACAGCGGTCAGATAAGGATACCCTACAATGCCGTCCAAGCGGTCAACGATTATATAGTCATAGATAGGAAAACTATGTGA
- a CDS encoding winged helix-turn-helix transcriptional regulator, protein MLILISAIRGAIMLIAFVHGIPIHTIRDISVNVINVTFDFIIPFVGGVLLFFAGVMIQRVQAEVSVHAATRIYEKRSKAKNDKIISKMLNKNDLMIIEMLRKNKTMLQSDIVSMSGFSKVKVHRILRKLEIMDIIRSSRFGITNRIMLINDRTSDFQRKA, encoded by the coding sequence GTGCTTATACTAATATCTGCAATACGCGGCGCGATAATGCTGATTGCGTTTGTTCACGGCATCCCAATACACACCATAAGGGACATAAGCGTAAATGTGATAAATGTTACGTTTGATTTCATAATACCTTTTGTCGGGGGAGTGCTGCTTTTCTTTGCCGGCGTGATGATTCAGAGAGTGCAGGCCGAGGTAAGCGTCCATGCAGCGACGAGAATATACGAGAAGAGGTCTAAGGCCAAAAACGACAAAATAATAAGCAAAATGCTGAATAAAAACGACCTTATGATAATAGAAATGCTAAGGAAAAACAAAACGATGCTGCAATCAGACATCGTGTCGATGAGCGGCTTCTCGAAGGTCAAGGTGCACAGGATACTCAGGAAGCTTGAAATAATGGACATCATAAGAAGCAGCAGATTTGGGATAACGAATAGGATAATGCTTATCAACGATAGGACTTCCGATTTTCAGAGAAAAGCATAA
- the pfdA gene encoding prefoldin subunit alpha, translating into MAEQNDAEKTIQGLQYMQQVYQSQYEAITNETSLLVEYINDLNMTKSTIEHREKLKSAGLLSPIGSKAFINATISENTKFIINVGANYFAEQTAEEALQTINRKIEGYTEQFQSLIKARSEVENALYDIAAKLENILKQE; encoded by the coding sequence ATGGCTGAGCAAAACGATGCTGAAAAAACGATACAGGGCCTGCAATACATGCAGCAGGTGTACCAGAGCCAGTATGAGGCAATAACCAACGAAACAAGCCTTCTCGTTGAATACATAAACGACCTCAACATGACAAAGTCCACTATAGAGCATAGGGAAAAGCTCAAATCTGCAGGGCTGCTTTCCCCGATAGGCTCAAAGGCGTTCATAAATGCTACAATATCAGAAAACACGAAGTTCATAATAAATGTCGGGGCGAATTATTTCGCGGAGCAGACAGCCGAAGAAGCGCTCCAGACAATAAACAGAAAGATAGAGGGCTATACCGAGCAGTTTCAATCCCTCATCAAAGCGCGAAGCGAGGTAGAGAATGCCCTTTATGACATAGCCGCAAAGCTTGAAAATATACTAAAGCAGGAATAG
- a CDS encoding aminotransferase class III-fold pyridoxal phosphate-dependent enzyme: MPKIKITKKINNIISRDSKVFLTTTRESYPFVAAKGEGDFAYDIAGNRFIDFASFISVYNFGINGIAPVRNAIKAQVDMLMHSAFTDYYSELPVKFAEDFISLFPKEYGKLFLSNSGTEANEAAIKFSKLITKRSYIMAYYNSFHGRTSGALALTSSKIVQREHMGPFTNTVHVPYPYCYRCPLHQTYPECGFACVDYIKKYPMSKEVAGEEVAAFVVEPVQGEGGYVVPPKDYFKEIRKLTEENGILLVSDEVQSGYFRTGKAVAMDHFGVHADIYTFAKSVGAGLPLGITMLKKSLGDIPSGSHATTFGGNLAVIAGAHALLKHIKRNRRSIESQAEKKGAMIRKRLAKMKEDYEIVGDVRGVGMMNAIEIVKNKKSKEEGIKEREQILEKCFYNGLLLLPAGASSIRIIPPITISLPHISAGLDILEDAIREVSKQQAKLPVATMPSRTAKQGQKTRK, from the coding sequence ATGCCAAAGATAAAAATAACAAAAAAGATCAACAACATAATAAGTAGGGATAGCAAGGTATTTCTTACAACAACGCGCGAAAGCTATCCCTTTGTCGCAGCCAAAGGAGAAGGCGATTTTGCATACGACATTGCTGGAAATCGCTTTATAGACTTTGCAAGCTTTATATCTGTTTATAATTTTGGCATAAACGGCATCGCCCCTGTGCGGAATGCAATAAAAGCGCAGGTGGACATGCTTATGCACAGCGCATTCACTGATTATTATTCCGAACTGCCTGTCAAATTTGCTGAGGATTTTATAAGCCTGTTCCCAAAAGAATACGGAAAGCTTTTCCTCTCCAATTCAGGAACAGAGGCCAATGAAGCTGCAATAAAATTCTCAAAGCTTATTACAAAAAGGTCATACATAATGGCTTATTATAACTCCTTTCACGGGAGAACATCCGGCGCGCTTGCCCTGACATCGTCAAAAATAGTGCAAAGGGAGCACATGGGACCGTTCACAAACACCGTGCATGTCCCATATCCGTATTGCTACAGGTGCCCCCTGCACCAGACATATCCGGAATGCGGCTTCGCATGCGTCGACTATATTAAAAAATACCCGATGAGCAAAGAAGTCGCAGGCGAGGAAGTGGCAGCCTTTGTAGTCGAGCCTGTGCAGGGTGAAGGTGGCTATGTTGTGCCTCCAAAGGATTATTTCAAGGAGATAAGAAAGCTGACTGAGGAAAACGGCATCCTGCTGGTATCAGACGAAGTGCAGTCTGGCTATTTCAGGACCGGAAAGGCAGTTGCCATGGATCACTTTGGCGTGCATGCAGACATCTATACGTTTGCAAAGTCGGTAGGCGCAGGCCTGCCGCTTGGCATAACAATGCTCAAGAAGAGCCTCGGCGACATACCTTCAGGGTCGCATGCGACTACATTCGGCGGCAACTTGGCCGTAATTGCAGGCGCGCACGCGCTTCTAAAGCACATAAAGCGCAACCGCAGAAGCATAGAGTCCCAGGCAGAAAAGAAGGGGGCAATGATAAGGAAGCGCCTGGCAAAAATGAAAGAAGACTATGAAATTGTAGGAGATGTGCGCGGAGTCGGCATGATGAACGCGATCGAGATCGTAAAAAACAAGAAGAGCAAGGAAGAGGGCATAAAGGAGCGCGAGCAGATACTGGAAAAATGCTTTTATAACGGTCTGCTGCTGCTTCCGGCAGGCGCGTCTTCAATAAGGATAATACCCCCAATCACAATAAGCCTGCCCCACATAAGTGCAGGCCTTGACATACTGGAGGATGCCATAAGGGAGGTAAGCAAGCAGCAAGCAAAGCTGCCTGTAGCCACGATGCCTTCGCGAACGGCTAAGCAAGGGCAAAAAACGCGCAAATAG
- the ftsY gene encoding signal recognition particle-docking protein FtsY, which translates to MFDELKKRLSNAIKTIAKREAQESISSEKEDISAPVEAREENPEEASTYESAAAVPSNIQEKGEKEEAAEQKGPQAIKLSAGTKIKSIFVKEVKLSEPEIDRFLENLRMSLLQSDVSYVTTERLLGDIKTRLSETGFSSKSIHAEVTETVRKSLLELLEKGKPKESFLEKVKASIREGKRPVVIMFLGPNGTGKTTTIAKIAYLLNKNGVSTVFSASDTFRAAAIEQTMFHAEKLASPAIRGKYGADPASIAFDAIEYAKSHAKDVVLVDTAGRQETNKNLLNEIAKMERVAKPDFTIYVGESTTGNRAAEQISEFLKFVKIDGIILTKLDCDAKGGNAISISDVTGLPTLFFGTGESYEDLISYDPYFIVNAIFPN; encoded by the coding sequence ATGTTCGATGAGCTTAAAAAGAGGCTTTCAAACGCGATAAAAACAATAGCAAAGAGGGAAGCTCAGGAATCTATTTCTTCAGAAAAGGAAGATATATCTGCTCCGGTCGAAGCACGCGAAGAGAATCCGGAAGAGGCAAGCACTTACGAAAGCGCAGCGGCCGTTCCGTCAAACATCCAGGAAAAAGGCGAAAAGGAAGAGGCAGCAGAGCAAAAAGGCCCGCAGGCTATAAAGCTTTCAGCAGGCACGAAAATAAAAAGCATATTCGTAAAGGAAGTGAAGCTCAGCGAGCCTGAAATAGACAGGTTCTTGGAGAATCTGCGCATGTCTTTGCTGCAGTCAGACGTATCTTACGTTACCACTGAACGCCTGCTTGGCGACATAAAGACCAGGTTATCCGAAACCGGCTTCAGCTCAAAATCCATACATGCCGAGGTAACAGAGACTGTTAGGAAATCTCTGCTAGAGCTCCTTGAAAAGGGGAAACCAAAGGAGTCATTCCTAGAGAAAGTTAAGGCAAGCATCAGGGAAGGCAAAAGGCCTGTTGTTATAATGTTCTTGGGCCCAAACGGGACTGGAAAAACGACCACGATAGCAAAGATCGCCTACTTGCTGAACAAGAACGGCGTCAGCACAGTGTTTTCCGCAAGCGACACTTTCAGGGCCGCAGCCATAGAGCAGACAATGTTCCATGCTGAAAAACTTGCCTCCCCTGCCATACGCGGCAAATACGGCGCAGATCCGGCAAGCATAGCTTTCGACGCGATAGAATACGCCAAGTCGCATGCCAAGGATGTGGTATTAGTAGATACCGCAGGCCGCCAGGAGACAAACAAGAACCTGCTAAACGAGATAGCAAAGATGGAGCGCGTCGCAAAGCCGGATTTCACAATATATGTCGGCGAAAGCACCACAGGCAACAGGGCCGCAGAGCAGATATCCGAATTTTTAAAATTTGTAAAGATTGACGGAATAATACTTACAAAGCTGGACTGCGATGCAAAGGGCGGAAATGCGATATCCATATCCGATGTTACAGGGCTCCCTACATTATTCTTCGGCACCGGCGAGTCATACGAAGACCTTATAAGCTACGATCCGTATTTCATAGTAAACGCCATATTCCCAAACTGA